A window from Chryseobacterium vaccae encodes these proteins:
- a CDS encoding SRPBCC family protein, whose translation MEKPYHFTDTMLEGAFKSMKHQHIFKVKKEDTLMVDIFEFESPLGIIGKMFSKFFLKSYLRKFLLQRNELIRKAAEGSL comes from the coding sequence ATGGAAAAGCCTTATCACTTTACAGATACCATGCTGGAGGGAGCTTTTAAAAGTATGAAACACCAGCATATTTTTAAAGTTAAAAAGGAAGATACCCTGATGGTCGACATTTTTGAGTTTGAATCACCATTGGGAATAATAGGGAAAATGTTCAGCAAATTTTTTCTTAAAAGCTATCTCAGAAAATTTCTGCTCCAACGGAACGAACTCATCAGGAAAGCTGCAGAGGGAAGTTTGTAA
- a CDS encoding class I SAM-dependent methyltransferase encodes MTDLQTYFNHIQPKYYINEIASLGFTGLFRKMAVRKVKNYSDKRVLDLMSGQGENLRYIQKPNKNTHIVTLDFSSAMNRKLSSEFKERYSIKQIENDFFSNGIQDRSIDIILCSYGTKTIEKEKEQFFAEELSRIIDKNGEIIIVEFVKPKTPWRFSCVKCYIEIFVSKIFGKEFKELFHYINQYEGLQNLKEHFISEDLSVLTHKRYLDLIEILHVKKM; translated from the coding sequence ATGACTGATCTGCAAACCTATTTTAACCACATCCAGCCAAAATATTATATCAACGAAATCGCCTCCTTAGGTTTTACAGGATTATTCAGAAAAATGGCGGTGAGAAAAGTGAAAAATTATAGTGATAAAAGGGTACTGGACCTAATGAGCGGGCAGGGAGAAAATCTCAGGTATATTCAAAAGCCTAATAAAAATACCCATATTGTAACCCTTGATTTTTCTTCAGCCATGAACAGGAAATTATCCTCAGAGTTTAAAGAACGCTACTCTATAAAGCAGATTGAAAATGACTTTTTCAGCAACGGGATTCAGGATCGTTCCATAGACATTATCCTGTGTTCTTACGGAACAAAAACCATTGAAAAAGAAAAAGAACAGTTTTTCGCAGAAGAACTTTCGAGGATCATTGACAAAAACGGGGAGATCATCATTGTAGAATTTGTGAAACCCAAAACTCCATGGAGATTCAGCTGTGTGAAATGCTATATCGAAATATTTGTTTCAAAGATCTTTGGAAAAGAGTTTAAAGAATTATTTCATTATATCAATCAGTATGAAGGTCTTCAAAATCTTAAGGAACATTTTATCAGTGAAGACTTATCGGTTCTGACTCATAAAAGATATCTGGATCTTATTGAAATCCTGCATGTAAAGAAAATGTAA
- a CDS encoding TonB-dependent receptor plug domain-containing protein yields MIWITEEALISSISLPTRLSDVWFHFNFKSMNFRFTAYIVLLFTLFSMDLKAQKQFKDFEKEKTYIQTSHVFYKPGETMYFKIYTVQAENNLPADQSRVVNFELIDPSGSVISKNKYEITNGWSEGSFHFSEDMKGGIYKIRAFTGWMQNEEGKNAFEKEITLQKVVSPRILMKLDFPKKGYGAGDEVTADFSIRSLANLPIPFYEAYYTVMHNGENVTEGSLITDKEGKKQLKFNLPKVLTSSDALLNIKVVFDGFTESISRNIPVVLNKLDVKFMPEGGTFINGTEQNIAFKIIDEFEKPVDAVLEIYNQNHQKVAEASAYNFGMGSFVLTPEKGQTYYAKVARPENISQTFPLPTAQDTGIVFNLRKDHQKIYFTITSTDSRNVVVKGSFREKEIYSQSLSLQKGQNRFEIPENELPAGISRFTVFDGEKPLAERIVFTNEDRQMNVKIKPVKKHYLPREKVVLDIETTDHSGKPIPANLAMSVVDDKLWTYADDKQNHILSWLLMDSELKGKIEKPQFYFDKKEEKAKKSLDLVMLTNGYRYFELVPEVIKNQKYKYLPEKKNPIYGVVEDEKGNPVKADIYLVEGNRVLKQETSNEGTFYFSDLKQSYDYKLIAKSFQPKQEVKIRILSYRLAVNPLAKKSLNNVNVEEVVKEALKEAGTIKLKAEPQPIQTNIEASRTDSRDQRERPYRSRGRGTKSDTIRSSHIEEVVVVSYGMVRKKDLTAAVTTVKAEELQNPDLASLVSGKVAGITVNSSNGQPGSMINLRIRGTTSISNKTPLFIVDGVPVENFKTVINPNDISNITILKDAVATSVYGSRAVNGVVIINSLSNKRSGLNVDITPKTYYAVMAVPRDSLLSYSYSRNFSYPVYKNTNTSYRFDYRETLYWNPVVETDKNGKAKVEFYNSDANSTFRIMTEGISGTGQIGRDEITYAVQSLIAIDAKIPQYLTRTDQMTIPVVIKNNSSETRKMKLDVIVPNRVKLIEFDSIITLKPLESGRMLVRMQTDEVISSNIQFAVQSGDFRETAIFPLNVGEKGFPHHYALISNKAENIQPVIPDYINGSFSSSYMIFDNTALQLFEDLERLKREPHGCFEQLSSTVYPNIFILDYLRAIKRITPETEALVIRNMRKGFQKMLAYKGKDGGFGYFSSSESDVAVSAFALLEFKDLKKYVPIDQRIIQNLTSFILSKKNQNGVFEVRKSYEIQRPFNEHAWSRNLYVIYALSKSGIKEGLDQAYKTALDKAKSTRDSYQLALMTNAAAHFNKDSDYQELITLLNQQYENDKLKTETTFTGSGGFSAKAETLSLYIMALQKDEKLNQLKIAEAVDKLINYSGYYGFGSTQATALALEALSDFFAKNEKLYGIQRPVITINGVKTKPDLSLASAYKTGQNEIKIDYDASVQKGLPYKLEYEYYTLQAPESKDIPVTLETRLKQGISKVGETSRMTVSVKNKINGPLPMVTAKIGIPAGLTLQNALLKDLIDKKQISYYEIFDNYLVLYWEHFDAGETKVINLDLKVEFAGKYTGKSSNVYMYYMPESKFWNQGVTAKIEY; encoded by the coding sequence ATGATCTGGATAACGGAAGAGGCCTTGATTTCTTCAATCTCCCTTCCTACAAGACTTTCGGATGTATGGTTTCATTTCAATTTTAAAAGTATGAATTTCAGATTTACAGCATATATTGTACTGCTCTTCACTTTGTTTTCAATGGATTTGAAAGCGCAGAAGCAGTTTAAAGATTTCGAAAAAGAAAAAACGTATATACAGACCAGCCATGTTTTTTACAAACCCGGTGAGACAATGTATTTTAAAATCTACACGGTACAGGCAGAAAATAATCTTCCCGCAGACCAGAGCCGTGTGGTGAATTTTGAACTGATTGATCCGTCCGGAAGCGTTATTTCAAAAAATAAATATGAAATTACCAACGGCTGGTCAGAAGGTTCTTTTCATTTCAGTGAGGATATGAAGGGGGGAATTTACAAAATCAGGGCATTTACAGGCTGGATGCAGAATGAAGAGGGAAAAAATGCCTTTGAAAAAGAGATTACCCTTCAAAAAGTGGTTTCACCAAGAATTCTGATGAAGCTTGATTTCCCTAAAAAAGGATATGGAGCAGGAGATGAGGTAACTGCCGATTTTTCAATACGAAGCCTTGCCAACCTGCCAATCCCTTTCTATGAAGCATATTACACCGTGATGCATAACGGAGAAAATGTGACAGAAGGCAGCCTGATAACAGATAAAGAAGGAAAAAAACAGCTTAAATTTAATCTTCCCAAAGTTTTAACATCATCAGATGCACTTCTGAATATCAAAGTGGTTTTTGATGGATTTACAGAATCCATTTCAAGAAATATTCCGGTAGTTCTCAATAAATTGGATGTGAAATTCATGCCGGAAGGAGGAACTTTTATCAATGGAACAGAGCAGAATATAGCATTCAAAATTATAGATGAATTTGAAAAACCTGTTGATGCCGTGCTGGAAATCTATAACCAGAATCACCAGAAAGTAGCTGAAGCTTCAGCATACAACTTCGGAATGGGAAGCTTCGTTTTAACCCCTGAAAAAGGACAGACGTATTATGCAAAAGTGGCCCGGCCTGAGAATATTTCACAAACTTTTCCGCTTCCGACAGCTCAGGATACTGGTATTGTTTTTAACCTCCGGAAAGATCATCAGAAGATCTATTTCACCATTACTTCCACAGATAGCAGAAATGTTGTGGTGAAAGGCAGTTTCCGTGAAAAAGAGATCTACAGCCAGTCGCTTTCTCTGCAAAAAGGCCAGAACCGTTTTGAAATTCCGGAAAATGAACTTCCGGCAGGAATCAGCAGATTTACGGTATTTGACGGAGAAAAACCCCTTGCAGAACGGATTGTTTTCACCAATGAAGACCGGCAGATGAACGTTAAGATAAAACCGGTAAAGAAGCATTATCTTCCAAGAGAAAAAGTAGTTCTGGATATTGAAACCACAGACCACAGTGGAAAACCAATTCCTGCCAATCTTGCGATGAGCGTCGTGGATGATAAACTATGGACTTATGCAGATGACAAGCAGAATCATATTCTTTCATGGCTCCTCATGGATTCTGAACTGAAAGGGAAAATAGAAAAGCCCCAGTTTTATTTCGATAAAAAAGAAGAAAAAGCAAAGAAAAGTCTTGATCTGGTTATGCTTACCAACGGATATCGGTATTTTGAGCTGGTTCCGGAAGTGATTAAAAATCAGAAATACAAATACCTTCCCGAAAAAAAGAATCCTATTTACGGAGTTGTAGAAGATGAAAAAGGAAACCCTGTGAAAGCAGACATCTATCTGGTGGAAGGAAACAGAGTGCTGAAACAGGAAACTTCAAACGAAGGAACTTTTTATTTTTCCGATCTCAAACAATCGTATGACTACAAGCTGATTGCCAAATCTTTTCAGCCGAAACAGGAGGTTAAAATCAGGATTCTGTCTTACAGATTGGCTGTCAATCCTTTGGCAAAAAAATCTCTGAATAACGTAAATGTGGAAGAGGTGGTAAAAGAAGCACTGAAAGAGGCAGGAACTATAAAACTGAAGGCAGAACCACAACCGATACAAACGAACATTGAAGCTTCAAGAACAGATTCCAGAGATCAGAGGGAAAGACCTTATAGGTCAAGAGGCAGAGGCACTAAGAGTGATACCATCAGAAGCTCCCATATTGAAGAAGTGGTAGTGGTTTCATATGGTATGGTGAGAAAAAAGGATCTTACAGCAGCTGTAACGACTGTCAAAGCAGAAGAATTGCAAAATCCGGATTTAGCTTCTCTTGTGAGTGGTAAAGTGGCCGGAATAACAGTAAATTCTTCAAACGGGCAGCCCGGAAGTATGATCAACCTGCGGATCAGAGGAACGACTTCAATCTCAAATAAAACCCCTCTGTTTATTGTAGACGGAGTGCCGGTGGAGAATTTTAAAACAGTTATTAATCCTAATGACATCAGCAATATAACCATTCTGAAGGATGCTGTGGCAACCTCTGTGTACGGAAGCAGGGCTGTGAATGGGGTGGTGATTATCAATTCTTTAAGCAATAAAAGATCTGGGCTTAATGTTGATATTACCCCGAAAACGTACTATGCCGTAATGGCTGTTCCGAGGGACAGCCTTTTGTCTTATTCGTACAGCAGAAATTTTTCTTATCCTGTCTACAAAAATACCAATACCTCTTATCGTTTTGATTATCGGGAAACCCTGTACTGGAATCCGGTAGTGGAAACCGATAAGAACGGAAAAGCCAAAGTTGAATTTTATAATTCTGATGCCAATTCCACATTCAGGATCATGACAGAAGGAATTTCCGGAACCGGACAAATTGGAAGGGATGAAATCACCTACGCCGTACAAAGTCTGATCGCCATTGATGCGAAAATTCCACAGTACCTGACAAGAACAGACCAGATGACCATTCCTGTTGTTATCAAAAACAATTCGTCAGAAACCCGGAAAATGAAGCTGGACGTTATTGTACCGAACCGGGTTAAATTAATAGAATTCGACAGTATTATTACTTTAAAACCACTGGAATCCGGAAGAATGCTGGTCAGAATGCAGACGGATGAGGTCATCAGTTCCAATATACAATTTGCCGTACAGTCTGGAGATTTCAGGGAAACAGCAATTTTTCCGTTGAATGTGGGAGAAAAAGGATTTCCGCATCATTATGCCCTGATCAGCAATAAGGCCGAGAACATACAGCCGGTTATTCCGGATTATATCAACGGAAGTTTTTCTTCTTCCTATATGATATTTGATAATACAGCCCTTCAGCTGTTTGAAGATCTTGAAAGACTGAAACGGGAACCTCACGGATGTTTTGAGCAACTTTCATCAACCGTATATCCTAATATTTTTATTCTTGATTATCTCAGGGCAATTAAAAGGATAACACCAGAAACAGAAGCTTTAGTGATAAGAAATATGAGGAAAGGCTTTCAGAAAATGCTTGCCTATAAAGGAAAAGACGGCGGTTTCGGATATTTCAGTTCTTCGGAGTCTGATGTTGCGGTATCTGCGTTTGCCCTGCTGGAATTTAAAGACCTGAAAAAATACGTTCCTATTGACCAGAGAATCATACAGAACCTGACCTCCTTTATTTTATCTAAGAAAAATCAGAACGGAGTTTTCGAAGTGAGAAAAAGCTATGAAATACAACGTCCTTTTAATGAGCATGCATGGTCCAGGAATCTATATGTAATCTATGCACTTTCTAAATCAGGGATAAAGGAAGGATTAGATCAGGCTTATAAAACAGCGTTGGATAAAGCAAAATCGACCAGAGATTCGTACCAGCTGGCTTTAATGACTAATGCTGCGGCCCATTTCAATAAAGACAGCGATTACCAGGAACTGATAACCCTTCTGAATCAACAGTATGAAAATGATAAGCTGAAAACAGAAACAACTTTTACCGGTTCGGGAGGCTTTTCCGCCAAAGCAGAAACTTTATCGCTGTACATCATGGCACTGCAGAAAGATGAAAAACTGAACCAGCTGAAAATTGCAGAAGCTGTTGATAAGCTCATTAATTACAGCGGATATTACGGTTTCGGGTCTACACAGGCTACGGCACTGGCTCTGGAAGCTTTATCTGATTTCTTTGCAAAAAATGAAAAATTATACGGTATACAGAGACCGGTTATTACCATCAACGGGGTAAAAACAAAACCGGATCTGAGCCTCGCTTCGGCCTACAAAACCGGACAGAATGAAATTAAAATAGATTATGACGCTTCAGTTCAGAAAGGACTGCCTTACAAGCTGGAATATGAATATTACACACTTCAGGCTCCTGAAAGCAAAGATATTCCGGTAACACTGGAAACCAGATTAAAACAGGGAATTTCAAAAGTAGGAGAGACCAGCAGAATGACGGTAAGCGTTAAAAATAAAATCAACGGACCTCTGCCGATGGTAACTGCAAAAATTGGTATTCCCGCGGGACTGACACTACAAAATGCTCTGCTGAAAGATCTTATCGATAAAAAGCAGATCTCTTATTATGAGATTTTCGATAATTATCTGGTTTTGTATTGGGAACATTTTGATGCCGGAGAAACCAAAGTAATCAACCTTGATCTGAAAGTGGAATTCGCAGGGAAGTACACCGGAAAATCCAGCAATGTCTATATGTATTACATGCCGGAGTCCAAATTCTGGAATCAGGGGGTAACAGCAAAAATTGAATATTAA
- a CDS encoding DCC1-like thiol-disulfide oxidoreductase family protein — MKTLKKHTLIYDNECPMCSIYSKGFTSCGMLDENGREAFTELSLKNRKLIDFHRAKNEIALINQENNKVVYGLDSLLLIIGNSFPLLGKVARIQPLYWVFRKMYSFVSYNRKQIIPSQKDHTEQACTPDFNLKYRLAYMVFVVLFSSTVLSIFSAKLGLGIGQNFWRELMICLGQIVWQALFLKAYLKNRIWDYLGNMMTVSLIGTLLLIPALLLNLTSVSAIIYFGIVVFTMFLEHLRRCRVLKLSLLPTLSWMIFRMTVLALLILLNL, encoded by the coding sequence ATGAAAACCTTAAAAAAACATACCCTGATCTACGACAATGAATGTCCGATGTGCAGCATTTATTCCAAAGGTTTTACCAGTTGCGGCATGCTTGATGAAAACGGCCGGGAAGCATTTACGGAGTTAAGCTTAAAAAACAGAAAACTGATCGATTTCCACCGTGCCAAAAATGAAATTGCATTAATCAACCAGGAAAATAACAAGGTTGTGTACGGCCTGGACAGCCTGCTGCTGATTATCGGAAATTCATTTCCTTTGTTGGGAAAAGTGGCAAGAATACAGCCATTGTACTGGGTTTTCAGAAAAATGTATTCTTTTGTTTCCTACAATAGAAAACAGATTATTCCTTCACAAAAAGATCATACGGAACAGGCCTGTACTCCTGATTTTAACCTGAAATACAGACTGGCTTACATGGTTTTTGTAGTCCTGTTCTCATCTACTGTTCTAAGTATATTTTCTGCAAAACTGGGATTAGGCATTGGTCAGAATTTTTGGAGAGAATTAATGATTTGTTTAGGACAGATCGTCTGGCAGGCCTTATTTTTAAAAGCTTATTTAAAAAACCGGATCTGGGACTATCTGGGAAATATGATGACCGTTTCCCTGATCGGTACGCTGCTTTTGATCCCCGCCTTATTGTTGAATCTGACCTCTGTTTCTGCCATAATTTATTTTGGAATAGTCGTATTCACTATGTTCCTGGAACACCTGAGAAGATGCAGGGTTTTAAAACTAAGCCTTCTCCCGACCCTTTCATGGATGATATTCAGAATGACCGTTTTAGCCTTACTTATTCTGCTTAACCTTTAA
- a CDS encoding YqjF family protein, producing MNFLKAEWRKLAIINYDINPEVLLKYLPEGTELDFYQNKCYVSLVGFMFLNTKLLGLPIPFHRNFEEVNLRFYVKKKENGIWKRGVVFIKEIVPKPALSFVANSVYQENYTTMPMKNKMYEKDNELLIQYSWKDKTWHSIEITAENQLLKMEANSEFEFITEHYYGFTKRENSTSEYEVCHPKWDHYRVKDHQLNLCFSKIYGTDFECLNHQKPVSVMLAEGSEIQVKTKKHLRKI from the coding sequence ATGAACTTTTTAAAAGCAGAATGGCGTAAACTGGCCATCATCAATTACGATATCAACCCTGAAGTTCTTTTAAAATACCTGCCAGAAGGTACTGAGCTCGATTTTTATCAGAATAAATGCTATGTAAGCCTGGTCGGATTTATGTTCCTGAATACTAAGCTGCTTGGCCTTCCTATTCCGTTTCACCGAAATTTTGAAGAAGTAAACCTCAGATTTTATGTAAAAAAGAAAGAAAACGGAATCTGGAAAAGGGGAGTGGTTTTCATTAAAGAAATTGTTCCCAAACCTGCCCTCAGCTTTGTAGCGAATTCCGTTTATCAAGAAAATTATACCACGATGCCGATGAAAAATAAGATGTATGAAAAAGATAATGAGCTGCTCATTCAATATTCATGGAAAGACAAAACCTGGCATTCCATTGAAATAACTGCAGAAAACCAACTTTTAAAAATGGAAGCCAATTCAGAATTTGAATTTATTACCGAACATTATTACGGATTTACCAAACGGGAAAATAGCACTTCGGAATATGAGGTCTGTCATCCGAAATGGGATCATTATCGTGTAAAAGATCATCAGCTGAACCTCTGTTTCAGCAAAATATACGGAACCGATTTTGAATGCCTAAACCATCAGAAACCTGTTTCCGTAATGCTTGCGGAAGGATCAGAAATTCAGGTGAAAACAAAAAAACACCTCAGAAAAATCTGA
- a CDS encoding fatty acid desaturase family protein, with the protein MNHAELIKKVEWKDLKSLSTKEMLIENNISLPWFFISLFLAYHGYYWAALPFSGFYFLTALRQVHNGFHNSLGTGKFLTWLSMYLNSILMMASIHAVKFNHIRHHKYCLSEEDYEGKSASMKWYEAVLYGPKHMFLIHWVTFRLANKNYRMKMIFELISIVVFAAVAFYLQIHFLIYHILVMIFGEFLMAFFAVWTVHHDTHEHPNVARTQRGFWKNKLTFSMFYHMEHHLFPAVPTIKLPELAARIDKALPELDKKQTF; encoded by the coding sequence ATGAATCATGCCGAACTCATCAAAAAAGTAGAATGGAAAGACCTGAAATCTCTTTCCACAAAGGAAATGCTGATTGAAAATAATATCAGTCTTCCATGGTTCTTTATTTCGCTGTTTCTGGCTTATCACGGATATTACTGGGCAGCCCTTCCGTTTTCGGGATTTTATTTTCTGACTGCTCTCAGACAGGTTCACAACGGTTTTCACAATTCGCTCGGAACAGGGAAATTCCTCACCTGGCTGTCCATGTATCTCAACAGTATTTTAATGATGGCTTCTATCCACGCAGTAAAATTCAACCATATAAGACACCATAAATACTGCCTTTCCGAAGAAGATTATGAAGGGAAATCTGCTTCTATGAAATGGTATGAAGCCGTCTTGTATGGTCCTAAGCATATGTTTCTGATTCACTGGGTCACTTTCAGGCTGGCCAATAAAAATTACAGGATGAAAATGATCTTTGAACTGATTTCAATCGTCGTTTTTGCAGCAGTAGCCTTTTATTTACAGATTCATTTCCTGATCTATCATATCCTTGTGATGATCTTCGGAGAATTTTTAATGGCTTTTTTTGCGGTATGGACGGTTCACCACGATACCCATGAACATCCAAATGTGGCAAGAACCCAGCGCGGATTCTGGAAAAATAAGCTCACATTCAGCATGTTTTATCATATGGAGCATCATCTGTTTCCGGCAGTTCCTACCATTAAGCTGCCTGAACTGGCGGCACGAATTGATAAAGCCCTCCCTGAACTGGATAAAAAACAAACCTTTTAA
- a CDS encoding TIGR01777 family oxidoreductase, with amino-acid sequence MKIIIAGGTGFLGENLEKYFTEKGDQVFILTRNPKRKNEIYWNASELGEWQNVLDGSDVLINLTGKSVDCRYHDKNKKEIYTSRINSTKILQDAINQCKIKPKIWLNASSATIYTHSETQLNTEKNGIIGDDFSMNICKSWEKEFFSVQNEEVRKVALRTSIVLGRNGGAFPKLRMITKLGLGGKQGRGEQKVSWIHIDDFCWAVDWIIRHEDISDVINITSPEPVSNKELMATMRKLLKVPFGLNAPVWQLEIASLFLGTETELLLKSRNVYPEKMMRSGFQFTYFNLEAALKDLLRS; translated from the coding sequence ATGAAAATCATCATAGCCGGAGGAACCGGATTCCTCGGAGAAAACCTTGAAAAATACTTTACCGAAAAAGGAGATCAGGTATTTATCCTGACCAGAAATCCGAAACGGAAAAATGAAATCTACTGGAATGCATCAGAGTTAGGTGAATGGCAGAATGTTCTTGATGGATCTGATGTGCTGATCAATCTCACCGGAAAATCTGTTGACTGCAGATACCACGACAAAAACAAAAAAGAAATTTACACTTCAAGGATCAACAGTACGAAAATCCTTCAGGATGCTATTAACCAGTGTAAGATAAAACCTAAAATCTGGCTGAATGCAAGCTCTGCAACCATTTATACCCATTCCGAAACTCAGCTGAATACTGAAAAGAACGGAATTATCGGAGACGATTTTTCCATGAATATCTGCAAAAGCTGGGAGAAAGAATTCTTCAGCGTTCAGAATGAAGAGGTAAGAAAAGTTGCATTAAGAACTTCTATTGTATTAGGCCGTAACGGTGGTGCTTTCCCAAAATTGAGAATGATTACAAAGCTAGGGCTGGGCGGAAAGCAGGGAAGGGGAGAACAAAAAGTAAGCTGGATTCATATTGATGATTTCTGCTGGGCTGTAGATTGGATCATCAGACACGAAGATATTTCAGACGTGATCAATATAACATCCCCTGAACCCGTTTCCAATAAAGAATTGATGGCAACAATGAGGAAACTGCTGAAAGTCCCTTTCGGATTAAACGCTCCGGTCTGGCAACTGGAAATAGCCTCTTTATTCTTAGGAACGGAAACCGAATTGCTGCTCAAAAGTAGAAATGTATACCCTGAAAAAATGATGAGAAGCGGTTTTCAGTTTACCTATTTCAACCTTGAGGCGGCGTTGAAAGATCTGCTCAGAAGTTAA
- a CDS encoding GbsR/MarR family transcriptional regulator, giving the protein MQLSEAKEKYIQTWGTFATNWGINRTMAQVHALLLANGKPLSTDEVMEQLEISRGNANMNLRALIDWGIVRKELIKGDRKEYFVAEKDVWYLFKQITKERRKREIDPVIAFLEELKNIEDKDSAEAKEFIKLMGDFSSVTNKISNIMDLAIKSDDHWLVGKITNLLK; this is encoded by the coding sequence ATGCAGCTTTCAGAAGCAAAAGAAAAGTATATACAGACGTGGGGAACCTTTGCTACCAATTGGGGGATCAACCGTACCATGGCTCAGGTTCATGCATTGCTTCTGGCGAACGGAAAGCCGCTTTCTACTGATGAGGTAATGGAGCAGCTGGAAATTTCAAGAGGAAATGCCAATATGAATCTCCGGGCTTTAATTGACTGGGGAATTGTAAGAAAAGAGCTGATCAAAGGAGACCGGAAAGAATATTTTGTTGCAGAAAAAGATGTCTGGTATCTGTTTAAGCAAATCACCAAAGAACGTAGAAAAAGAGAAATTGATCCTGTGATTGCTTTTTTGGAGGAGTTGAAAAACATTGAAGACAAGGATTCTGCCGAAGCAAAAGAATTTATAAAGCTGATGGGGGATTTCAGTTCAGTAACCAATAAGATCAGCAATATTATGGATCTGGCGATAAAAAGCGACGATCACTGGCTGGTAGGGAAGATCACCAACCTGTTAAAATAG